One segment of Fusarium oxysporum f. sp. lycopersici 4287 chromosome 7, whole genome shotgun sequence DNA contains the following:
- a CDS encoding glutamine synthetase gives MAAPITSRTETLQKFLKLDQKGMIMAEYVWVDAEGGTRSKSRTLPEKEYKPEDLPVWNFDGSSTNQAPGDNSDVYLRPCAVYPDPFRGSPNIIVLAECWNADGTPNKYNFRHDCVKVMDTYADDEPWFGLEQEYTLLGSDNRPYGWPAGGFPAPQGEYYCGVGTGKVVQRDIVEAHYKACLYAGIKISGTNAEVMPAQWEYQVGPCTGIEMGDQLWVSRFFLHRVAEEFGAKVSLHPKPIAGDWNGAGLHSNFSTKAMREEGGMKVIEEALKKLEPHHVECIAEYGEDNELRLTGRHETGSIDSFSWGVANRGTSIRVPRETAAKGYGYFEDRRPASNADPYRVTKVLLQFSMA, from the exons ATG GCTGCACCTATCACCTCAAGGACGGAAACTCTCCAGAAGTTCCTCAAGCTTGATCAGAAGGGCATGATCATGGCTGAGTACGTCTGGGTCGACGCCGAAGGCGGTACACGATCCAAGTCTCGC ACACTCCCCGAGAAGGAATACAAGCCTGAGGATCTTCCCGTGTGGAATTTCGATGGTTCTTCTACCAACCAGGCCCCCGGCGACAACTCAGATGTCTACCTCCGTCCCTGCGCAGTCTACCCCGATCCCTTCCGCGGCTCTCCCAACATCATCGTTCTTGCTGAGTGCTGGAATGCCGATGGCACTCCCAACAAGTACAACTTCCGTCACGACTGCGTGAAGGTTATGGACACATATGCCGATGACGAGCCTTGGTTTGGTCTAGAGCAGGAGTATACCCTCCTAGGTTCTGACAACCGACCTTACGGCTGGCCCGCTGGTGGCTTCCCTGCTCC CCAAGGCGAGTATTACTGCGGTGTCGGTACTGGCAAGGTTGTCCAGCGCGATATTGTTGAGGCTCATTATAAGGCTTGCTTGT ATGCCGGAATCAAGATTTCCGGCACCAACGCCGAGGTCATGCCTGCTCAATGGGAGTATCAGGTCGGTCCCTGCACCGGCATTGAGA TGGGTGACCAACTTTGGGTTTCACGATTCTTTTTGCATCGCGTCGCCGAGGAATTCGGTGCGAAGGTCTCCCTGCACCCTAAACCCATTGCCGGAGATTGGAACGGAGCG GGTCTTCACTCCAACTTCTCTACCAAGGCCATGCGCGAAGAGGGAGGTATGAAGGTTATTGAGGAAGctctgaagaagctggagccTCACCACGTCGAGTGTATCGCCGAATACGGCGAGGACAACGAACTGCGGTTAACCGGTCGCCATGAGACCGGATCGATCGATAGTTTCTCTTGGGGCGTCGCAAACCGCGGAACAAGCATCCGCGTGCCACGCGAAACCGCTGCCAAGGGCTATGGCTACTTTGAAGACCGTCGCCCGGCTTCTAACGCTGACCCTTACCGTGTCACAAAGGTTTTGCTTCAATTTTCCATGGCTTAG
- a CDS encoding glutamine synthetase produces the protein MAAPITSRTETLQKFLKLDQKGMIMAEYVWVDAEGGTRSKSRTLPEKEYKPEDLPVWNFDGSSTNQAPGDNSDVYLRPCAVYPDPFRGSPNIIVLAECWNADGTPNKYNFRHDCVKVMDTYADDEPWFGLEQEYTLLGSDNRPYGWPAGGFPAPQGEYYCGVGTGKVVQRDIVEAHYKACLYAGIKISGTNAEVMPAQWEYQVGPCTGIEMGDQLWVSRFFLHRVAEEFGAKVSLHPKPIAGDWNGAASPLLSWMFQCANISQGLHSNFSTKAMREEGGMKVIEEALKKLEPHHVECIAEYGEDNELRLTGRHETGSIDSFSWGVANRGTSIRVPRETAAKGYGYFEDRRPASNADPYRVTKVLLQFSMA, from the exons ATG GCTGCACCTATCACCTCAAGGACGGAAACTCTCCAGAAGTTCCTCAAGCTTGATCAGAAGGGCATGATCATGGCTGAGTACGTCTGGGTCGACGCCGAAGGCGGTACACGATCCAAGTCTCGC ACACTCCCCGAGAAGGAATACAAGCCTGAGGATCTTCCCGTGTGGAATTTCGATGGTTCTTCTACCAACCAGGCCCCCGGCGACAACTCAGATGTCTACCTCCGTCCCTGCGCAGTCTACCCCGATCCCTTCCGCGGCTCTCCCAACATCATCGTTCTTGCTGAGTGCTGGAATGCCGATGGCACTCCCAACAAGTACAACTTCCGTCACGACTGCGTGAAGGTTATGGACACATATGCCGATGACGAGCCTTGGTTTGGTCTAGAGCAGGAGTATACCCTCCTAGGTTCTGACAACCGACCTTACGGCTGGCCCGCTGGTGGCTTCCCTGCTCC CCAAGGCGAGTATTACTGCGGTGTCGGTACTGGCAAGGTTGTCCAGCGCGATATTGTTGAGGCTCATTATAAGGCTTGCTTGT ATGCCGGAATCAAGATTTCCGGCACCAACGCCGAGGTCATGCCTGCTCAATGGGAGTATCAGGTCGGTCCCTGCACCGGCATTGAGA TGGGTGACCAACTTTGGGTTTCACGATTCTTTTTGCATCGCGTCGCCGAGGAATTCGGTGCGAAGGTCTCCCTGCACCCTAAACCCATTGCCGGAGATTGGAACGGAGCGGCAAGTCCACTTCTTTCTTGGATGTTTCAATGTGCTAATATCTCACAGGGTCTTCACTCCAACTTCTCTACCAAGGCCATGCGCGAAGAGGGAGGTATGAAGGTTATTGAGGAAGctctgaagaagctggagccTCACCACGTCGAGTGTATCGCCGAATACGGCGAGGACAACGAACTGCGGTTAACCGGTCGCCATGAGACCGGATCGATCGATAGTTTCTCTTGGGGCGTCGCAAACCGCGGAACAAGCATCCGCGTGCCACGCGAAACCGCTGCCAAGGGCTATGGCTACTTTGAAGACCGTCGCCCGGCTTCTAACGCTGACCCTTACCGTGTCACAAAGGTTTTGCTTCAATTTTCCATGGCTTAG